In one Legionella clemsonensis genomic region, the following are encoded:
- a CDS encoding YbdK family carboxylate-amine ligase produces the protein MKKLSFATSKIGSIGVELELQLIDPQSFYLIARSKDLIRNIGESAYKEIIKPEITQSMIEINSSIHHSITDLLEELFRLKTFLLQQAEQLNIAICGGGTHPYLKWSRQKIFPTPRYKKIATKFRYLSKRSTVFGQHIHVGCDSAENALYLTHALARYTPHFIAIAASSPFYQGADTGYASSRSNVFSSFPQSGHIPYLLNWTEFSEYYYKMRKLGIIVSMKDFYWDIRPKPEFGTVEIRVCDTPLTINKAADLTAYIQALALYLLQERPLNISKDLYYLYTHNRFQASRYGLEGLFVNPYSFKEITLVEDILTTLKIIEPYTVSLNNEPYIARLVSDVTEKRNDSALLRQLFKERGFLLKVVSEQCAIWKQSAAKH, from the coding sequence ATGAAGAAATTATCATTTGCCACATCAAAAATTGGCTCCATTGGTGTTGAGCTTGAACTACAGCTCATTGATCCTCAATCATTTTATTTGATTGCGCGTTCTAAAGATCTTATTCGTAATATTGGAGAAAGTGCCTATAAAGAAATTATTAAACCTGAAATTACTCAAAGTATGATTGAAATTAATTCTTCCATCCATCATTCAATTACCGACCTTTTAGAGGAACTTTTTCGTCTTAAGACTTTCTTGCTGCAACAGGCGGAGCAATTAAATATTGCGATTTGCGGCGGAGGTACACATCCTTATCTAAAATGGAGTAGACAAAAAATATTTCCGACACCACGTTATAAGAAAATTGCCACTAAATTCAGATATTTATCGAAACGCTCTACTGTATTTGGCCAACATATTCACGTCGGGTGTGATAGCGCCGAGAATGCGCTTTATCTTACTCATGCGTTGGCCCGTTACACGCCTCATTTCATTGCTATTGCTGCTTCCTCTCCATTTTACCAAGGTGCTGATACTGGCTATGCTTCATCGCGCTCTAATGTATTTAGTTCATTTCCGCAAAGTGGCCATATCCCTTACCTACTAAACTGGACAGAATTTTCCGAATATTACTACAAGATGCGCAAACTGGGTATTATTGTAAGTATGAAGGATTTTTATTGGGATATTCGTCCAAAACCTGAATTCGGTACTGTTGAGATTAGGGTTTGTGATACTCCTTTAACAATTAACAAAGCAGCCGATTTGACAGCCTATATCCAGGCGCTAGCACTTTATCTACTTCAAGAAAGGCCATTGAACATAAGTAAAGATTTATACTATCTCTATACTCATAATCGCTTTCAAGCAAGTCGATATGGTCTTGAAGGCCTATTTGTTAATCCTTACTCTTTTAAAGAGATTACCCTGGTAGAAGATATTCTCACCACCCTTAAAATTATTGAGCCCTATACAGTGAGTCTTAATAATGAACCTTATATTGCACGTTTGGTCAGTGATGTGACTGAGAAGAGAAATGATTCAGCATTGTTAAGGCAACTTTTTAAAGAACGCGGCTTTCTTCTTAAGGTAGTCAGCGAACAATGTGCAATTTGGAAACAATCTGCTGCAAAGCACTAA
- a CDS encoding PilZ domain-containing protein gives MPVHERRQHFRIEDQIYFDYKLIQTEEFCSDKALTEDLLGQSGKRYLETTQYFQSLDYELSELTQSLALREPALAHYLNLLNAKIDHLARNLLIGDKIHLRKVNISLGGMSFKTKERIKEKTHMKIVIYTKPKMLPIVLDAVVVYSQFHNENQYRTAVQFEELSTEQEQLLSQHIMLAQSKCRAD, from the coding sequence ATGCCAGTACACGAACGACGTCAGCATTTCCGCATTGAGGATCAAATTTATTTTGATTATAAATTAATTCAAACTGAAGAGTTTTGTTCTGATAAAGCGCTTACAGAGGATTTATTGGGTCAAAGCGGCAAAAGATACCTTGAGACAACGCAGTATTTTCAAAGCCTTGATTATGAATTGTCTGAGCTTACACAATCACTCGCCTTACGCGAACCTGCTCTGGCACACTATCTCAACCTGTTAAATGCAAAAATTGATCACCTGGCACGGAATCTTTTGATCGGAGATAAAATTCATTTACGCAAGGTGAACATCAGTCTCGGTGGGATGTCATTTAAGACTAAAGAACGCATTAAAGAAAAGACGCACATGAAAATAGTCATCTATACCAAACCTAAAATGCTACCTATTGTTCTTGATGCTGTCGTAGTCTACAGCCAGTTCCATAATGAAAATCAATACCGTACTGCAGTACAATTTGAAGAATTAAGTACTGAGCAAGAACAATTACTTTCCCAGCATATTATGCTTGCCCAGTCCAAATGTCGAGCGGATTAA
- a CDS encoding lipoprotein-releasing ABC transporter permease subunit: MFKPLALFIGLRYTRAKKRNHFVSFISLSSMLGIGLGVMVLITVLSVMNGFDEEIHKRFFGMAPEITVSGKNGRISDWQALEKDLKAAPGIKAIAPYVGGQGLLTHEGQVLPIVLTGVDPAQEQTVTQLNDKMLAGDLSDLKNFGLILGRGLADSLGLMLGDKVTIMIPQATVTPAGMIPRFKRFTVVGVFSAGAGFNFDTKLAFINLGDAQKLVQLGKDVTGLKMKIANIYNAPALSDQLAAKLGEAYEVGNWTQQFGAFFQAVKMEKTMMFLILLLIIAVAAFNLVSSLVMVVNDKQAEIAILRTIGATPAKILWIFIVQGMMVGVIGTLLGLIGGLILASNATTIVNKLQALFNTQILSSNIYFVDYLPSKILLSDLWLVCAMALLMSFLATIYPAWRASKTVIAEALHYE, from the coding sequence ATGTTCAAGCCACTGGCATTATTTATCGGGTTACGCTATACGCGTGCCAAGAAAAGAAATCATTTTGTCTCTTTTATATCGTTAAGTTCCATGCTTGGGATTGGCTTGGGCGTCATGGTATTAATTACTGTACTGTCGGTAATGAACGGTTTTGATGAAGAAATTCATAAGCGCTTTTTTGGCATGGCGCCAGAAATTACTGTAAGTGGTAAAAATGGTAGAATCAGTGATTGGCAAGCTCTTGAAAAAGATCTGAAGGCGGCACCTGGCATAAAGGCAATTGCTCCTTATGTTGGGGGACAAGGTTTGCTAACGCATGAAGGGCAAGTATTACCTATTGTTTTAACGGGTGTTGACCCCGCACAGGAACAAACGGTCACTCAACTTAATGATAAAATGCTTGCAGGGGATCTATCTGACCTTAAAAATTTTGGCCTCATCCTCGGAAGGGGGCTTGCTGATAGTTTAGGTCTAATGCTGGGAGATAAAGTAACGATTATGATTCCGCAAGCTACCGTTACGCCAGCCGGTATGATTCCTCGTTTCAAGCGCTTCACTGTAGTAGGGGTGTTTTCTGCAGGGGCAGGATTTAATTTTGATACCAAACTTGCCTTTATTAATCTGGGCGATGCACAGAAATTAGTCCAATTAGGTAAAGATGTGACTGGTCTCAAAATGAAAATAGCCAATATCTACAATGCACCTGCTCTGTCTGACCAACTCGCTGCAAAATTAGGTGAAGCCTATGAGGTTGGAAACTGGACGCAACAATTTGGAGCATTTTTCCAGGCTGTCAAAATGGAAAAGACCATGATGTTTCTTATTTTGTTGTTAATTATTGCGGTGGCCGCCTTTAATCTGGTTTCCTCACTGGTGATGGTAGTTAATGACAAACAGGCTGAAATTGCAATTTTACGAACAATTGGTGCAACACCTGCTAAAATCCTTTGGATATTTATCGTGCAGGGTATGATGGTAGGTGTGATTGGTACCTTGTTGGGTCTTATCGGTGGTTTAATTCTTGCTTCTAATGCCACTACTATCGTTAATAAATTACAAGCGCTATTTAATACGCAGATTTTATCATCCAATATTTATTTCGTAGATTACCTACCGTCGAAAATCTTGCTAAGTGATTTGTGGTTAGTGTGTGCAATGGCCTTATTAATGAGCTTCCTGGCGACCATTTACCCGGCATGGCGAGCCTCAAAGACCGTTATTGCGGAGGCCTTACATTATGAGTAA
- a CDS encoding TraX family protein, translated as MNSAAKFEKFNRLYPINISSGTLEALKWLAMVSMTIDHFNRFFLNASSYPAYCAGRLAMPLFAFIFAYNLARPEAFARGLYTRVFKRLIFFGVLATPAYMAMRHLQHLWPLNILFMLFLAAVLFLLLEKRNPFTIFLAIFIFLFGGAFVEYSWQGLLFCLSCWFFCRNPSILAVIACFFSYFLLDSLNENHWALVSLPLIILATQLQLNIPRIPYFFYIYYPAHLTLFWLVSTWI; from the coding sequence TTGAACAGTGCTGCAAAATTCGAAAAATTCAATCGTCTTTATCCCATTAATATTAGTAGCGGCACCCTTGAAGCATTAAAATGGTTGGCAATGGTATCAATGACTATCGATCATTTTAATCGATTTTTCTTGAATGCCAGTAGCTATCCAGCCTACTGCGCCGGCAGATTAGCCATGCCCTTATTTGCATTTATTTTTGCCTATAATTTGGCACGTCCTGAAGCCTTTGCTCGTGGTCTTTATACTCGCGTATTTAAGCGCCTTATTTTTTTTGGCGTATTAGCAACACCAGCCTATATGGCTATGCGACATTTACAACATCTATGGCCTTTAAACATTCTTTTCATGCTTTTTCTAGCCGCAGTTTTATTTTTGTTGTTGGAGAAAAGGAATCCATTTACGATTTTTCTTGCCATTTTTATATTTCTTTTTGGAGGTGCCTTTGTTGAATATAGTTGGCAAGGTTTACTCTTTTGCCTAAGTTGCTGGTTTTTTTGTCGCAATCCATCCATTTTAGCAGTAATCGCTTGCTTTTTTTCTTATTTTTTACTGGACAGTCTCAATGAAAATCACTGGGCGTTGGTTAGCTTGCCACTTATTATTCTGGCTACCCAACTACAATTAAACATTCCGCGCATCCCTTATTTTTTTTATATTTATTACCCGGCGCACTTAACCTTATTCTGGTTGGTCAGCACATGGATTTAG